From the Gemmatimonadaceae bacterium genome, one window contains:
- a CDS encoding type II secretion system protein, translating into MTMRARQGMTLMELVIGLAITGMMTAAGAGAFESIIAHRKVIRDAAVSTERAVALREMIRDWMSTGQVQIQQGGGPRGLSRGAATTAAPGMSNSTSSVSAAQAAGDEISFTTSAANPALLSIVRIRMFIDADNNTPEKGLTIEYQPNAQQPIVRKMLDSTIDTLNVEFLDDRTHRWYHSSEAATITPTVVRITMLPGEHHTAPPILSVPMIYPLANARRVVAR; encoded by the coding sequence ATGACGATGCGCGCACGGCAAGGAATGACCCTCATGGAGCTCGTGATCGGCCTGGCGATCACGGGCATGATGACGGCCGCCGGCGCCGGGGCCTTCGAGTCGATCATCGCGCACCGGAAGGTGATTCGCGACGCGGCGGTGTCGACGGAGCGCGCCGTCGCGTTGCGCGAAATGATCCGAGACTGGATGTCGACCGGCCAGGTGCAGATCCAGCAGGGCGGCGGCCCGCGCGGGCTCTCGCGCGGCGCGGCGACGACCGCCGCTCCCGGCATGAGCAACAGCACGTCGTCGGTGAGCGCCGCGCAGGCGGCGGGTGACGAGATCTCGTTCACGACCAGCGCGGCAAACCCGGCGCTCCTCAGCATCGTCCGTATACGGATGTTCATCGACGCGGACAACAATACGCCGGAAAAGGGTCTCACGATCGAATACCAGCCGAACGCGCAGCAGCCGATCGTCCGCAAGATGCTCGACTCGACGATCGACACGCTCAACGTCGAGTTTCTCGACGACCGCACTCACCGGTGGTATCACTCGTCGGAGGCGGCGACGATCACGCCGACCGTCGTGCGCATCACGATGCTGCCGGGCGAGCACCACACGGCACCGCCGATTCTCTCGGTGCCGATGATCTACCCGCTCGCCAACGCTCGCCGGGTGGTGGCCCGATGA
- a CDS encoding PilN domain-containing protein, producing MSQPRAESGARRAQRVTIAISANELTAVHPELRSADGAWRTQLEPPSENNGWSSLAGALAELARALGGAGAVGAQNGSLVVSLMPPLAEVRRLELPPLRADELQRTLTRDASRYFVQARGPQVVGVSLPARRARRARVPVVATSAPARLIAAIRGAAQQTGWTVDAIAPAETAWTAAAFALWPVLARQGGHALVAQDDRTNLLQFDDGRLSGVRRFRAGASDGAMIVDSIGGPSARAGVLGATGPARELSAALASFGLSAARAGDTGSASDRPDVLAARFAGSSVGPALRGEDSVALERAGARKAACIVAAAALVLFAAAAGIQLWGVRHQLAEVRAEREALRPQLAATMVGRTTVDATYKHLLALNQIESTAPRWSSVISTLSQSVPEEAYLTAIRARQDSVIVDGLAGHAARVFDAIERTRGFMDVKSAAPVRRELQEDGPALEHFTIAARVESVKPSPTAPASAARTPPARRSEVPR from the coding sequence GTGAGCCAACCCCGCGCCGAGAGCGGCGCTCGCCGCGCGCAGCGCGTTACCATCGCGATCTCGGCGAACGAGCTCACGGCCGTTCATCCGGAGCTTCGGTCAGCCGACGGCGCGTGGCGCACGCAACTCGAACCGCCGAGCGAGAACAATGGCTGGTCGTCGCTCGCCGGCGCGCTCGCCGAGCTGGCGCGTGCGCTCGGCGGCGCCGGTGCGGTCGGCGCGCAAAACGGTTCGCTCGTCGTGTCGTTGATGCCGCCGCTCGCCGAGGTGCGTCGTCTCGAGCTCCCGCCGCTCCGTGCCGACGAGTTGCAGCGCACGCTCACACGCGACGCGTCGCGCTATTTCGTCCAGGCTCGCGGGCCGCAAGTCGTCGGCGTGTCACTGCCCGCCCGTCGCGCGCGCCGCGCACGGGTACCCGTGGTCGCTACGTCCGCACCGGCGCGACTCATCGCCGCCATTCGCGGCGCCGCGCAGCAGACCGGATGGACCGTCGACGCGATCGCACCCGCGGAAACGGCTTGGACGGCCGCGGCGTTCGCGCTCTGGCCCGTGCTGGCCAGACAAGGCGGACACGCGCTCGTCGCGCAGGACGATCGCACGAACTTGTTGCAGTTCGACGACGGCCGGCTCTCGGGAGTTCGACGATTCCGCGCGGGCGCGTCCGACGGTGCGATGATCGTCGACAGCATCGGCGGGCCGAGTGCGCGTGCCGGAGTGCTCGGCGCGACGGGTCCCGCGCGCGAACTGTCGGCGGCTCTGGCGTCGTTCGGACTCTCGGCAGCGCGCGCCGGCGACACCGGCAGCGCGTCCGACCGACCCGACGTTCTCGCGGCGCGCTTCGCCGGCAGCTCCGTCGGCCCCGCGCTTCGCGGCGAAGACTCCGTTGCTCTCGAGCGGGCAGGCGCGCGAAAAGCGGCGTGCATCGTCGCCGCGGCGGCGCTCGTGCTATTTGCCGCGGCGGCCGGAATCCAGCTCTGGGGCGTGCGTCATCAACTCGCCGAGGTGCGCGCCGAACGCGAGGCGCTTCGACCGCAGTTGGCGGCGACGATGGTGGGGCGGACGACGGTCGACGCCACTTACAAGCACCTGCTCGCGTTGAACCAGATCGAGTCGACGGCTCCACGATGGTCGTCGGTGATCTCGACGTTGAGCCAGTCGGTGCCCGAGGAGGCGTATCTGACCGCGATTCGCGCGCGGCAGGATTCTGTCATCGTCGACGGCCTCGCGGGGCACGCGGCGCGAGTGTTCGACGCGATCGAACGCACGCGCGGGTTCATGGACGTGAAGTCGGCGGCGCCCGTGCGCCGCGAGTTGCAGGAGGACGGCCCCGCACTCGAGCACTTCACGATCGCGGCGCGTGTCGAATCGGTGAAACCGTCGCCGACCGCGCCCGCGTCCGCGGCGCGAACTCCGCCGGCGCGACGCTCGGAGGTGCCCCGATGA
- a CDS encoding secretin N-terminal domain-containing protein, with translation MHIVHRVLIAGAVVGAAAAPPRMAFAQRGGAGGQKPPARQPAKTDTTKKAPGAVSLDFQEQDLKVVLDALAAAGEINVSLTNIPAQKTTVHMGRPVTREGMIELLKSVAESNGLKVTETPSLIQISGPAPEPVRPGPTPEQRIAQQLAQQQQAQQMHVFTYRLRHASAIQLAPVLSNLFTGYSSTAGGRGNTVTIPNGNGGFTTFTTPPNNIATPFVAGGGGNAGRGAGRGNFGVAGGGGVGGNNPGAAGIANNAVANVLANAIQAAGALSSQAGDIRIIAEESSNSLLVRATDSDWALLQQIIGGVDLRPLQVLIEVTIAEVQRTRSIDIGVSGVGKNRDSHGNVVSVTAPSQASALDLIAELTGGHGGTSYDLAIAALEQRGDVRVLSLPVIIAQNNRQAVLNVGSSRPFVQISQTVPNDPTGRVQTVQYIDVGTTLTITPTINPDGYVNLQVSQTDNSATNQVQFDAPVIDKREATTQIFVRDGQTTVIGGLADNTRTGNQGGIPLLSRIPFIGALLFGNYSKSDETNELFLFLTPHIISSDEDIDKLRNAVRDGSDLLKQMNVGPHIQPKADTLNVQTRPAIPGARPPSDSIKQQADSAKTDSLTRLRRRPPAPPDSTPTTPPPVDTLAAPKPPGSSRWR, from the coding sequence ATGCACATTGTTCACAGAGTCCTCATTGCGGGCGCCGTCGTCGGCGCCGCAGCGGCCCCGCCGCGCATGGCGTTCGCGCAGCGCGGCGGCGCCGGCGGCCAGAAACCCCCCGCCCGTCAGCCGGCGAAGACGGACACGACGAAGAAGGCGCCGGGGGCCGTCTCGCTCGATTTCCAGGAACAGGATCTCAAGGTCGTTCTCGACGCGCTGGCGGCGGCGGGCGAGATCAACGTGTCGCTCACCAACATTCCCGCGCAGAAGACGACGGTGCACATGGGCCGGCCGGTCACGCGCGAAGGAATGATCGAGCTCCTCAAGTCGGTCGCCGAGTCGAACGGACTCAAGGTGACGGAGACGCCGTCGCTGATTCAGATCTCCGGTCCCGCGCCGGAACCGGTGAGACCAGGGCCGACGCCCGAGCAACGCATCGCGCAACAGCTCGCGCAGCAACAGCAAGCGCAGCAGATGCACGTGTTCACGTACCGTCTGCGGCACGCGAGCGCCATACAGCTCGCGCCCGTGCTGTCGAATCTCTTCACCGGATACAGCTCGACCGCCGGCGGCCGTGGCAACACCGTGACCATTCCGAACGGCAACGGCGGTTTCACGACGTTCACCACGCCACCGAACAACATCGCCACGCCATTCGTGGCGGGCGGCGGCGGAAACGCGGGCCGAGGAGCAGGCCGCGGTAATTTCGGCGTCGCGGGCGGTGGCGGCGTAGGCGGCAACAATCCGGGCGCGGCGGGCATCGCGAACAACGCCGTCGCCAACGTGCTCGCCAACGCAATCCAGGCGGCCGGCGCGCTCTCGTCGCAAGCCGGCGACATCCGTATCATCGCCGAAGAGTCGAGCAATTCATTGCTCGTTCGCGCGACCGACTCGGATTGGGCGCTCCTTCAGCAGATCATCGGCGGAGTAGACCTGCGACCGCTGCAAGTGCTGATCGAAGTGACGATCGCCGAGGTGCAGCGCACGCGGTCGATCGACATCGGCGTGTCGGGCGTGGGGAAGAACAGGGACAGCCACGGAAACGTCGTCTCGGTCACGGCCCCGTCGCAGGCCAGCGCGTTGGATCTCATCGCCGAGCTCACGGGCGGCCATGGCGGCACGAGCTACGACCTCGCGATCGCGGCGCTCGAGCAACGGGGCGACGTGCGCGTGTTGTCGCTCCCCGTGATCATCGCGCAGAACAACCGTCAGGCGGTGCTCAACGTCGGGTCATCGCGTCCGTTCGTGCAGATCTCGCAAACGGTGCCGAACGATCCGACGGGCCGCGTGCAGACGGTGCAGTACATCGACGTCGGCACGACGCTCACGATCACGCCGACGATCAACCCCGACGGCTACGTGAACCTGCAGGTGTCGCAGACGGACAACAGCGCCACCAACCAGGTCCAGTTCGATGCGCCCGTGATCGACAAGCGCGAAGCGACGACGCAGATCTTCGTGCGCGACGGGCAGACGACGGTGATCGGCGGGCTCGCCGACAACACGCGTACGGGCAACCAGGGCGGCATTCCGCTGTTGAGCCGCATCCCGTTCATCGGCGCGCTGCTGTTCGGGAATTACTCGAAGAGCGACGAGACGAACGAGCTGTTCCTCTTCCTCACGCCGCACATCATCTCGAGCGACGAGGACATCGACAAGCTGCGCAACGCGGTCCGCGACGGCAGCGACCTGCTCAAACAGATGAACGTCGGTCCGCACATTCAGCCCAAGGCCGACACGCTGAACGTCCAGACACGACCGGCGATTCCGGGCGCCAGGCCGCCGTCCGATTCCATCAAGCAGCAAGCCGACTCCGCCAAGACGGATTCGCTCACGCGGCTTCGTCGTCGTCCACCCGCGCCGCCCGATTCGACGCCGACGACTCCGCCGCCGGTCGACACGCTGGCGGCGCCGAAACCGCCGGGCAGCTCTCGATGGCGATAG
- a CDS encoding prepilin-type N-terminal cleavage/methylation domain-containing protein: MIRTRASTDARVQRRTGFTLWELTMVLLIMAIAATLAAPALARFGTEQPPGGADAMLGLLRDTRKAAIQYNTTATLRLDPKSLAFEVDTAGAFGMAALAQGTLDLGMAASIKTDQPRLRFVFEPTGAAFADTAVINGGQIPLIVRVDPWSGVARADSR; encoded by the coding sequence GTGATACGGACGCGGGCGAGCACCGACGCGCGCGTCCAGCGCCGCACCGGCTTCACGTTGTGGGAGCTGACAATGGTGCTGCTCATCATGGCCATCGCGGCCACGCTCGCCGCCCCAGCGCTCGCGCGGTTCGGTACCGAACAGCCGCCTGGCGGCGCGGACGCCATGCTCGGCCTGCTCCGAGACACCCGTAAGGCGGCGATCCAGTACAACACGACTGCGACCCTCCGGCTCGACCCGAAGTCGTTGGCGTTCGAGGTGGACACCGCGGGTGCGTTCGGGATGGCGGCGCTGGCGCAAGGCACGCTCGACCTCGGCATGGCGGCGTCGATCAAGACGGACCAACCTCGTCTGCGGTTCGTGTTCGAGCCGACGGGGGCCGCGTTCGCCGACACCGCGGTGATCAATGGCGGTCAAATCCCGCTGATCGTGCGTGTGGATCCTTGGAGCGGGGTGGCGCGTGCGGATTCTCGCTAG
- the gspM gene encoding type II secretion system protein GspM, whose translation MKWSTLSARERRTVTLGAAITIVSLSALYVVRPYRVALADAQDQLAAERSTLARERTAVAESRRNPELRRVADSAMQSMRSRLFEGKDDVMASAELASYLGDVARKTRVFMQDASTRPAAPMPSGVRTLRVEIRAESDLLGTLLFLQALERGDKLVRIDRLDITRSARAGDTDMEVLSIAATISGFAVPESSTASTDGAAHTVAALPASNGGGVPQR comes from the coding sequence ATGAAGTGGAGCACTCTGAGCGCGCGCGAGCGACGCACCGTCACGCTGGGCGCGGCGATCACCATCGTCTCGCTGTCCGCGCTCTACGTCGTACGTCCGTATCGCGTCGCGCTTGCCGACGCGCAGGACCAACTTGCCGCCGAGCGGTCGACGCTCGCGCGCGAGCGCACCGCTGTCGCCGAGTCGCGGCGCAATCCGGAGCTGCGGCGCGTCGCCGACTCGGCGATGCAGAGCATGCGGTCGCGTCTCTTCGAGGGAAAGGACGACGTCATGGCGAGCGCCGAGTTGGCGTCGTATTTGGGAGACGTCGCTCGGAAGACGCGCGTATTCATGCAGGACGCGAGCACGCGCCCGGCCGCGCCGATGCCGAGCGGTGTGCGCACGCTGCGCGTCGAGATCCGGGCCGAATCCGATTTGCTCGGGACGCTCTTGTTCCTACAGGCGCTCGAGCGTGGGGACAAGCTCGTGAGAATCGACCGGCTCGACATCACGCGGTCGGCGAGAGCGGGCGACACGGACATGGAAGTGCTGTCCATCGCGGCGACGATCTCCGGCTTTGCCGTGCCTGAATCGTCGACGGCGTCGACGGATGGTGCGGCGCACACCGTCGCCGCGCTCCCCGCCTCGAACGGCGGGGGAGTGCCGCAGCGATGA
- a CDS encoding ATPase, T2SS/T4P/T4SS family: MAIADRPETERSATELLEVERLTTALSADWLEQYGVLPVRLADDDVTVGTWLERVEPLALDDLRLLFGAHVSLVRFAEHDLRTAIRRVYAPEAATAEGVIAGLTGEAQTVSVDEIPLDDLLHLANEAPVVRLVNLLLIEALDARASDVHLEAYQDGLRVRYRIDGVLQNAPSPPVHLTAAIISRLKIMAELDIAERRLPQDGRIRLRLQNRQVDVRVSTVPTLRGESVVLRLLDKERGRISLPELGMAADTLELFTEVVSRPHGIVLVTGPTGSGKTTTLYGAIEMIRTGREKILTVEDPVEYELSGVPQVPVNEKVGVTFAAALRSLLRQDPDIILVGEIRDAETAQIATQAALTGHLVLSTLHTNDAPTALTRLLDLDIAAYLVASTVDAVLAQRLVRVICPNCKTETRPDKAVARRLDVEALGLTRTWKGAGCAECRGTGYRGRTGVYELLVMDNELRLEVQRRRGSEELRAMAVAKGMRTLLDDGLRAAREGVTSLDEVLRVARA, encoded by the coding sequence ATGGCGATAGCGGACCGTCCCGAGACGGAACGTTCGGCGACGGAGCTGCTCGAGGTCGAGCGGCTCACGACGGCGCTGTCGGCCGACTGGCTCGAGCAGTACGGTGTGCTGCCGGTTCGTCTGGCCGATGACGACGTGACGGTCGGCACCTGGCTCGAACGCGTCGAGCCGCTCGCGCTCGACGACCTGCGACTTCTGTTCGGCGCGCACGTCTCGCTGGTGCGGTTCGCCGAGCACGACCTCCGCACGGCGATCCGCCGCGTGTACGCACCCGAAGCCGCGACCGCCGAAGGCGTGATCGCGGGGCTTACGGGCGAGGCGCAGACGGTCTCCGTGGACGAGATCCCGCTCGACGACCTGCTGCACCTGGCCAACGAAGCCCCGGTCGTCAGGCTCGTGAATCTGTTGCTCATCGAGGCGCTCGACGCGCGCGCGTCGGACGTCCACCTCGAGGCGTATCAGGACGGGCTGCGGGTGCGCTACCGAATCGACGGCGTGCTGCAGAACGCGCCGTCGCCTCCGGTGCACCTCACCGCCGCGATCATCAGCCGGTTGAAGATCATGGCCGAGCTGGACATCGCCGAACGGCGGCTGCCGCAGGACGGCCGCATTCGGCTGCGATTGCAGAATCGCCAAGTCGACGTGCGTGTCTCGACCGTTCCCACGCTCCGCGGCGAGAGTGTCGTGTTGCGTCTCCTCGACAAGGAGCGCGGCCGCATCTCGCTCCCCGAGCTGGGCATGGCCGCCGACACGCTCGAGCTCTTCACCGAGGTCGTGTCGCGACCGCACGGCATCGTGCTCGTCACCGGTCCGACCGGCTCCGGCAAGACGACGACGCTGTATGGTGCGATCGAGATGATTCGCACGGGACGTGAGAAGATTCTCACGGTGGAGGATCCGGTCGAATACGAGCTTTCGGGAGTGCCGCAGGTTCCCGTGAACGAAAAGGTCGGCGTCACGTTCGCCGCCGCGCTTCGATCGCTGCTTCGCCAAGACCCGGACATCATTCTCGTCGGCGAGATTCGCGACGCCGAGACGGCGCAGATCGCGACGCAGGCGGCGCTGACGGGCCATCTCGTTCTCTCGACGCTTCACACCAACGACGCGCCGACCGCGCTCACGCGCCTCCTCGATCTCGACATCGCGGCGTATCTCGTCGCCAGCACGGTGGACGCCGTGCTCGCGCAACGGCTCGTGCGCGTCATCTGCCCGAACTGCAAGACGGAAACGCGCCCCGACAAGGCGGTCGCGCGACGTCTCGACGTCGAAGCGCTCGGTCTCACGCGTACCTGGAAGGGCGCGGGCTGTGCCGAGTGTCGCGGCACCGGCTATCGCGGCCGTACGGGCGTCTACGAGCTCCTCGTCATGGACAACGAGTTGCGCCTCGAAGTCCAGCGGCGGCGCGGGTCGGAGGAGCTCAGGGCGATGGCGGT
- a CDS encoding type II secretion system protein, translating into MRILARARRGITLLEAVAAIAIVGMTSVAALEAAGGEMRTAERARRAIEVEELATSRVEFMDLLTDTELQSLPDSVAKGKFPAPFDQYTWTTTSTPISDPNGLYDIRITVSWTNGSYLVRTYRYITPRLATRR; encoded by the coding sequence GTGCGGATTCTCGCTAGGGCGCGCCGAGGGATCACGCTTCTCGAGGCGGTCGCGGCGATCGCGATCGTCGGGATGACGTCGGTCGCGGCCCTCGAGGCCGCGGGCGGCGAGATGCGCACGGCCGAGCGCGCGCGGCGGGCGATCGAAGTCGAAGAGCTCGCGACCTCGCGGGTCGAGTTCATGGATCTGCTCACCGACACGGAGCTTCAGTCGCTGCCGGATTCGGTGGCGAAGGGAAAATTCCCGGCGCCGTTCGACCAATACACGTGGACGACGACGTCCACGCCGATCTCGGACCCCAACGGCCTGTACGACATTCGCATCACGGTCAGTTGGACGAACGGTTCGTATCTGGTGCGGACGTATCGCTACATCACTCCTCGCCTGGCGACGCGCCGATGA